A genomic window from Thermotoga sp. includes:
- the pheS gene encoding phenylalanine--tRNA ligase subunit alpha codes for MEVEAVEKEAIEKLGRVSNAQELEQFRVEFLGKKGKITSLLKHLKNLPPEERPAYGKKVNELREKVERLFSEKKKQIEVLLERERMEKMRVDVTVPGARRKVGHSHPVMKVMEEIERIFISMGFDVVEGPEIETTWHNFDALNTPEWHPARDEHDSFYITSDLLLRTHTSPVQIRTMLERKPPIAIVSPGKVYRRDYDATHLPMFHQVEGLHVDKNLSVAHLKFTLEEFARRMFGENTKIRLRPSYFPFTEPSFEVDVYLSGYGWLEILGAGMVDPNVFLNVGYDPEEWTGYAFGMGVERIAMLKYGITDIREFVRNDVRFLSSY; via the coding sequence ATGGAGGTCGAAGCTGTCGAAAAGGAAGCGATTGAGAAGCTGGGAAGAGTGTCAAACGCTCAGGAGCTGGAACAGTTCAGGGTGGAATTTCTCGGAAAAAAGGGAAAGATCACCAGTTTACTGAAGCACCTCAAAAATCTCCCTCCCGAAGAAAGGCCTGCCTACGGAAAGAAAGTGAACGAACTCAGAGAGAAGGTGGAGAGGTTGTTCTCAGAGAAAAAGAAGCAGATAGAGGTGCTCCTTGAAAGAGAGAGAATGGAGAAAATGCGAGTGGACGTTACAGTACCAGGAGCCAGAAGGAAGGTAGGGCATTCTCATCCTGTAATGAAGGTGATGGAAGAGATAGAAAGGATTTTTATTTCCATGGGATTCGATGTGGTGGAAGGTCCGGAGATAGAAACAACCTGGCACAACTTCGACGCTTTGAACACCCCGGAGTGGCATCCGGCTCGCGATGAACATGATTCGTTTTATATCACGAGTGACCTTCTTTTGCGTACCCACACGTCTCCTGTCCAGATAAGAACCATGCTGGAAAGGAAACCTCCCATTGCCATCGTATCGCCGGGGAAGGTTTACAGAAGAGACTACGATGCGACACACCTTCCCATGTTCCACCAAGTTGAAGGATTGCATGTCGATAAGAACCTAAGCGTGGCACACTTGAAGTTTACCCTTGAGGAGTTTGCCAGAAGAATGTTCGGAGAGAACACCAAAATTCGTCTGCGACCGAGTTACTTTCCTTTCACAGAGCCGAGCTTCGAGGTAGATGTGTATCTCTCTGGCTATGGATGGCTGGAGATACTCGGAGCGGGAATGGTGGATCCAAACGTGTTCCTAAATGTGGGATACGATCCAGAAGAGTGGACGGGGTACGCGTTCGGGATGGGTGTTGAAAGGATCGCTATGCTGAAGTACGGTATCACAGACATCAGAGAATTTGTGAGAAACGACGTGAGATTCCTCAGTAGCTACTGA
- a CDS encoding iron-containing alcohol dehydrogenase, with protein sequence MENFVFHNPTKLIFGKGTIPRIGEEIRNFGIKKVLFLYGGGSIKRNGVYDQVVKSLKRYGVDWVEVSGVKPNPVLSKVHEAIEIARKEKVEAVLGVGGGSVVDSAKTVAAGVVYEGDIWDAFIGKYVIKEALPIFDVLTISATGTEMNGNAVITNEETNEKYGVSSKALYPKVSIVDPSVQSTLSREQTVYGAVDAIAHILEYYFDGSSPEISNEIAESTIRTIMKMTEKLLEKPDDYEARANFAWCATIALNGIMAVGRKGGEWSCHRIEHSLSALYDIAHGAGLAIVFPAWMRYVYRENIHQFERFAKRIFNLEGEGEDLILRGIDSFKNWLKKVGAPVTLRDAGIPEEDIEKIVDNVMLLVEKNLKPKGATLGKVKVLDREDVREILKIAAK encoded by the coding sequence ATGGAAAATTTCGTGTTTCACAACCCAACCAAACTCATCTTCGGGAAAGGAACAATACCTCGGATAGGCGAGGAGATAAGAAACTTTGGAATAAAGAAAGTACTCTTTCTCTACGGAGGTGGGTCTATAAAAAGAAACGGTGTCTATGACCAGGTGGTGAAGTCTCTCAAAAGATACGGAGTAGACTGGGTAGAGGTCTCCGGTGTCAAGCCGAACCCTGTTCTTTCTAAGGTGCACGAGGCGATCGAAATCGCCCGAAAGGAAAAAGTGGAAGCAGTTCTTGGAGTTGGTGGAGGAAGTGTTGTTGACTCAGCAAAGACCGTGGCAGCTGGTGTGGTTTACGAAGGTGATATCTGGGATGCCTTCATTGGGAAATACGTGATAAAAGAAGCACTTCCCATTTTCGATGTACTGACGATCTCTGCCACGGGAACGGAGATGAACGGAAACGCCGTCATAACGAACGAAGAAACGAACGAAAAGTACGGTGTGAGTTCGAAGGCCCTTTATCCAAAGGTCTCTATAGTTGATCCCTCTGTTCAATCGACCCTTTCCAGAGAGCAAACGGTGTACGGGGCGGTGGATGCCATCGCCCACATACTGGAGTACTACTTCGATGGGAGCAGCCCGGAGATCTCGAACGAAATAGCAGAAAGCACCATCAGGACCATTATGAAGATGACGGAGAAGCTCCTTGAAAAGCCAGATGATTACGAGGCAAGGGCCAATTTCGCCTGGTGCGCGACCATAGCTCTCAACGGAATTATGGCAGTTGGAAGAAAGGGTGGAGAGTGGTCGTGTCACAGGATAGAACATTCATTGAGCGCTCTCTACGACATCGCTCATGGTGCGGGCCTGGCGATCGTTTTCCCAGCGTGGATGAGGTACGTGTACAGGGAAAATATTCATCAGTTCGAAAGGTTCGCAAAAAGGATCTTCAACCTAGAAGGAGAAGGTGAGGATCTCATTCTGAGAGGTATAGACTCATTCAAAAACTGGCTTAAGAAGGTGGGAGCCCCTGTGACTCTCAGGGATGCTGGTATCCCGGAGGAGGACATTGAGAAAATAGTGGACAACGTGATGCTCCTTGTGGAGAAAAATCTGAAGCCAAAGGGAGCCACACTGGGTAAGGTAAAAGTTCTAGACAGAGAAGACGTTCGAGAGATATTGAAAATAGCTGCGAAATGA
- a CDS encoding solute carrier family 23 protein yields MEFEGTAVTKVSGWRWFLLALQHFVAMFGATVLVPLITGLDPLVALLTAGIGTLIFHFVTGGIVPVFLGSSFAFIAPVLAVKEMYGNLAYATGGIFVAGLFYVLYAVIVKIVGPEKIKKLLPPVVTGGMIMVIGLTLSPVAIRMASKDWPLAIVVIATVVFVATMTRGFFSMIPVITGVIVGYVIGLVMGKIDTTAILNTPLFSVPKVMLPKFDYGAIFMVVPVTLATFMEHLGDITTNGAVVGKNFFDKPGLHRTLLGDGLATAVAGLLGGPANTTYSENTGVLALTRVYDPSVLRGAALVAIFAAFVSKFGAILQTIPEAVMGGVSLILFGMITSVGVRTMVNARVDFSKPRNLMIAALMLTTGIGGAVLKVGRIELKGIGLAALVGIALNLILPKRD; encoded by the coding sequence GTGGAGTTCGAGGGCACTGCCGTCACCAAAGTCAGTGGCTGGAGATGGTTTTTACTTGCCCTGCAACATTTCGTTGCCATGTTCGGAGCCACTGTACTGGTTCCTTTGATAACAGGACTTGATCCCCTTGTGGCCCTTCTCACAGCGGGTATAGGCACCCTCATATTCCACTTCGTAACCGGTGGAATAGTACCTGTTTTTCTCGGTTCGAGTTTTGCTTTCATAGCACCCGTTCTGGCAGTAAAAGAGATGTACGGGAACCTGGCCTATGCGACTGGCGGGATATTCGTTGCAGGGCTCTTCTATGTGCTCTACGCGGTAATAGTGAAGATCGTGGGTCCCGAGAAGATAAAAAAACTCCTTCCACCGGTTGTCACTGGAGGCATGATAATGGTGATAGGTCTTACTCTCAGTCCCGTTGCCATTCGAATGGCGTCTAAGGATTGGCCCCTTGCGATCGTGGTCATTGCCACTGTGGTTTTTGTTGCCACGATGACAAGAGGTTTCTTCAGTATGATACCTGTGATAACAGGTGTGATCGTTGGGTATGTTATAGGACTTGTGATGGGAAAAATAGACACTACTGCCATTCTGAACACACCTCTTTTCAGTGTGCCGAAGGTGATGCTTCCCAAGTTCGATTACGGTGCGATATTCATGGTGGTTCCCGTTACGCTAGCCACGTTCATGGAGCATCTTGGAGACATCACCACGAATGGGGCGGTCGTTGGAAAGAATTTCTTCGACAAACCGGGGCTTCACAGAACTCTCCTCGGTGATGGACTGGCCACAGCGGTTGCGGGTCTTCTTGGAGGGCCGGCGAACACCACTTACAGTGAGAACACGGGGGTACTGGCGCTCACGAGAGTCTACGATCCGTCCGTTTTAAGGGGTGCTGCCCTCGTTGCCATATTCGCTGCTTTCGTTTCCAAATTCGGTGCGATCTTGCAAACGATCCCAGAAGCAGTCATGGGCGGAGTGAGTCTCATTCTGTTCGGTATGATCACGTCCGTTGGGGTAAGAACGATGGTGAACGCAAGGGTAGATTTTTCCAAGCCCAGGAACCTGATGATCGCCGCCCTGATGCTCACAACTGGTATAGGAGGAGCCGTTTTGAAGGTGGGAAGAATCGAACTCAAAGGAATAGGGCTTGCCGCACTTGTGGGGATAGCTTTGAACTTGATTCTTCCGAAAAGAGATTGA